A region of the Desulfuribacillus alkaliarsenatis genome:
GGCGGTGTGGGAGGATTTGTGAGCTTCCGAGAAATTATGCTGAATCCGAATCACCCAGAATATGGCGAAATGAAGGAATGGGCAAAATATTGGACAATAGAGCTCGTTGATTGGAAAAGCCGTCCTAGAGTCATTATGGTATAGTTGCTCACTTCCCAACCATAAGCAAGTGAGTTATAGGAGGCTAGAGAATATGGTAAAGAAAAATGAGATTACAATCCGTAGTTCTGCCGCTGAGTATCTGACTTTTGTTGCTTCAACGGGAGAAAACCAGGACAACTTTGAAATACGATATGAAGATGAAAATATATGGCTGACACAGAAAATAATGGCTGTATTATATGGTGTTTCGATATCTGCAATCAACCAACATCTAAAAAAGATATTTGATGATGGTGAGTTGGTGGAGGATTCAGTTATTAAGAAATACTTAATAACTGCCGATGATGGGAAGCAGTACAAGACAAAACACTACAATTTGCAAGCAATTATTGCCGTTGGATTTAAAGTGAACAATGATTGTGCAGTTCGTTTTCGAAAATGGTCGGGTCAAATTGTCAAGGATTATACCATTCAAGGCTGGACAATGGATAAGGAACGTCTGAAAAAAGGACATATGTTCACCGATGAATATTTTGAGCGACAATTGCAAAATATTCGTGAAATACGCCTTTCTGAGCGTAAATTCTATCAAAAAATAACAGACTTGTATGCCACCGCCTTTGATTATGATAAGGATGCAAACACAACCAGGCGTTTTTTTCAGACAGTTCAAAATAAGATGCATTGGGCTGTGCACAGACATACTGCAGCAGAGCTAATTGTTGAACGTGCGGATGCAGAAAAAGAAAACATGGGCTTGACTACTTGGGAATCAGCTCCAGATGGAAAAATCGTAAAAGCGGATGTATCGATTGCTAAAAACTATTTAAACGATAAAGAAATGACCTACATGGAGAGAATTGTATCGCTCTATCTTGATTACGCAGAGCTACAGGCTGAACGTCAGATTCCAATGAGTATGGAGGATTGGGCTAAACGACTGGATGGTTTTATGGAGTTTAATGGTAATGAGATATTGACAGATATAGGGAAGGTTAGTGCAGAACAAGCCAAGCTTCATGCGGAAACTCAATTTGAAAAGTATCGTATTGTGCAAGATAGATTGTTTATGTCTGATTACGATAAGTTCTTGCTTAAGTTTGAAGAGCAGACAAAAAAGAAATAATTGAAAGAACCTGTGTTTATAATTCCGACTTGAATTTGTTGACACTATCACAGTTTTAGGTGTATTTCCTCGAAATACAACTAATGTTTGTTAAGGCAAGGGTGGATGGAGCATGAGCTATTTATACATTTTGAATTATCCAATCTATGAAAAAGAATTATGTGAGTTAGAAATTTATAGATTATTCAAGCAGAAAACATATAATAAATATGTATTTTCAGATGTTGATTTGGAGGATGGGAAAAGTGTATTTATAAAATATAAATTAAAAATTTTGGACAGCCAGCAAAGATTTGATGAATTGCTTAGAAGTATTAGTAACAGAGGGTACATTTATTATAACTTCAAGATGCTTTACTTAAAGCACGCTGAAAATGATGTAGAATATCAAAATTCATTTAAGAAGATCCGTGAAGTTTGCATGCATATAAAAGGTAGCGCAAATATCAAAAAGCCTGAATTAATCCTAGGGATAACGAAGATTAAAGACGTTTGGTATTTCGGAGAGACATGGACACATAATCAAAGCTGGCAGAAGCATATAAATAAGCCACACAGCTATTCTATGTCTTTAAGTGCGCGCTTTGCTAAAGTAATTATCAATATAGCTAGTGAGAACGATAAGCATAAAAGGCTTGTTGATCCTTGCTGTGGTGTAGGAACTACGTTGTTAGAAGCAGCGAAAATGGGTGTCTTAATCGATGGCTACGAAATAAATAAAGAAGTAGCGCGCAAGGCAAACAAGAACCTGCAATTTTATGGGTATGATTTAAAAGTACAGCAACAAGACATGCTTGATATAGATAAGCAGTACGATACGGCAATTTTGGATATACCGTATGGCGTGTACAGTTCCGTCGATAGCAAAGAACAATATATGCTAATTCGCAAATGCCACTTAATTGCTGATGAACTAATCCTAATTGCTTTTGAAGACATGAGTGAAATGTTAATTGCAGCTAATTTTGTAATAGAAAGTGCTATCTGTGTGACAAAAGCAAAATTCAAACGGTACGTATACTTAGCCAAGAAACCAACTAAAGTTACAAAACATTTGACCAACATTTAATTGACAAATACACAGTTTAGAATAGTTGATAACTTTGTACTACAAGCTCAATGTATTGCATATCGCAATACAAAGTGGTAAAATATAATTATAAGTAAGGAGGCGATGTGTATGGCTAAAACTACAAGTATTTTTGCTCGTGTTGAGCCAGAAATAAAAGAACAAGCAGAAATGGTGTTAAATAAATTGGGCATACCAATGTCAAGTGCTGTTAATATTTTTTTAAGACAGGTTGTTATACAAAATGGACTACCATTTGATGTTAAAATTACTCATAATAAAACCCTTGCATTTGAGGATTTAACAACTGAAGAGTTTCACTATGAAATTGAAAAAGGTTTTAGTGATTTAAGGTCAGGTAGGGTTGTATCTGCAGAGAAGGTGGCTGAGCGAATCACTAAGGAATATGGGCATGAGTTTTAAAGTTGTTTATACTGAAGAATCAGAGCAGGATCTTGTTAATGTCTATAGTTACATTGCAATGGATTTACTAGTGCCAGAAACTGCGAAAAATCAAACCAATAGAATTATGAAAGCAATTAAGGATCTAGATTCATTGCCCTTTCGGTATAAACTCTATCAAGATGAACCGTACCATAGTAAGGGTTTAAGAGTTATTCCAGTTGATAAATATCTTGTGTTTTATATAGTCATTGAAGAAGAAAAGACGGTCGCAATAATAAGAATAATGTATGCTGGACGGAATATAGACTTGCAATTGTCAAATACAAAAATATAGATTAAATACTAAACCCATGATGGCACCTTTAAGTAGGTGCTTTTTTCATGCTCATTTAAATTTGCTATTCCAGCAATACAACCGAGCAGTATATGAAGGATAATCTCGAAAAAAGTCGAATTATATATAAGCAAGTCAAAGCAAGTCGAATTAGATAAGCAAACAAAAATCGCTGTAGTAAATCTATATTAAAAACCAGGGAGAGCTGACATTGATTGATTTTAAGCAAGCATCGAAACTTTATTCAAACCGCACACAACCTGCCGTATCAAATATATCTTTGCAAGTGGACCGCGGCGAATTTGTTTTTTTTGTTGGTCCAAGCGGCGCAGGAAAAAGCACACTTATAAAGCTGATATTCCGCGAACAAGCTCTCACTTCAGGAGAAATCAAAATTGAAGGCCGAGATTTGTCGATATTAAAGGAAAGTGAACTTCTCAGCCACAGAAGAAAGATTGGCATGGTGTTTCAGGATTACCGACTGCTCAAGCAGAAAACCGTATATGAAAATGTGGCATTTGCCTTAGAAGTTATAGGCCGCTCTCCCGAGGAAATTCGGAGTAAAGTGCCTGCCGTACTTGCAGAGGTAGGTTTGGCAGGGAAAGAGAAAGCATTCCCAACTGAGCTATCTGGTGGAGAGCAACAAAGGGTTGGTATAGCTAGGGCTATTGTAAAAGATCCCTTGATAATTCTCGCCGACGAGCCTACAGGTAACTTAGACCGAGATAATGCTTGGCAGATCATGGAGCTTTTTGAAGCTATTAATCGTAGAGGCACCACAGTAATAATAGCTACCCATGCCTTAGATATGGTTGAACATATGAAAAAAAGGGTTGTTGCTTTAGAAAACGGTCTTATAATTCGCGACGAAAGGCAGGGGAGCTATAGTTATGAACATAAATGCATTTAAATATTGCTTGCGTCAAAGCTTTATTTCCCTGCGTAGAAATATCTGGTTAGCCACTGTTACCGCTGGTATTATCGCTATTTCCTTGGTAATCCTGGGTGGCTTTTTGCTCCTCGCTGTAAACGCCGATCAAGTACTGCGCGATATAGAAACCAATGTGGAGGTTGCAGTTTTCCTAGAAGATGGTACTAGTCCCAGTTCAATTGAAGCATTATTGAGTAATCACCATTTAGTACATAGCTTTGTTTTTGTTTCTAAAGCGGAAGGACTGGAAGAATTCGGCCATAAAATGGGTGACCGTGTTTTACTGGCTGGAATGGATGGTGAAAATAATCCTCTGCCAGACATGTTTCGTGTCAAGGTCATAAGTGCCGATGAAGTAGCTACACTTGCCGCGGATGCTCGCCTGTTTCCTGGAGTGGAAATGGTTGATTACGGAGAAGAATTGGTTGGGCAGTTGCTTCAGGCAACCAATTGGTTGAAAAATTTGCTGATAGGTATAAGTAGCATGCTGGCTTTGGCAGCTATCTTTCTAATTGTAACCACAATCCGCTTATCCGTTATGGCACGTCAGGATGAAGTAGGGATTATGAAATATTTAGGTGCCAGTAACGGCTTTATCCGTTTCCCGTTTTTGCTGGAAGGAATGGTTATGGGATGGACTGGAACGCTGGTTGCAATAGCTGTACTTGGTGCGGCATATTCTCGCTTTACTGCTTCCCTACAACAGGATGCAATGATTGTATTTATCCAACCAGTGACGGATATAGAAAGGCTGTTGCCTATATTTGTCGGACTGTTGCTACTGGGGACACTAATGGGCGGGCTTGGCAGTTTAATATCTGTCCGTAAGTTCCTGCGTGTGTAATAGGGGGACAAGGATATGAAAATTCGCGAGATAAAAACCATTACGATCGTTCTTATAGTATTGATTTCAGCTATAGCAGGTCTTTACAGCGTTTCTTTCGGAAATGAACAAGTCCAAGAGAGAATAGACAACACCCGAACACAGATTACAGAAATCGAGCAAATTATTAAAGCAATGAATGAAGATATTAAAGCTAGGGAAGCTCGTTTGTTAGAGATAGAGGACGAACTAGCTAAATCAGAACAGCAACTTATCCAGTCAGAAATCAATTTGGCTGGAGCAGAGGAACGTATTGGCGAAAAAAGCCTAGTATATGGCGATAGGCTACGTAGTGCATATATGACAGGCGGTCTGTCGTATCTGGAGATGCTGCTGTCTGCTGATAATATTGGAGATCTGATTATACGCACAGCCTATATCAAACGCATACTGAACAAGGACGCAGAAATAGTTGCTGCTTACAGCGAGGAATACGAAAATCTATCAGAGCAAAGAGCTATATATGCCGAGCAACACCAAGGAATCGAAAATATGCGCTTTGAAATGCAGGCACAAGCGCAGAATCTGACGGCACAGCGCAAAGAACAGGACGAACTATTGAAACGTGCACGTGACCAGTTGACTTTTGATTTGGAGGGAATAACACCCCAGGCAGAACGTGAGCCAATCTACGGTGTCGTAATTGATAATGCAAGCCCAGCTCGGCCGCAGCATGGTCTGTCCCAGGCCTCAGTGGTTTATGAATATGAAGTGGAAGGAAGAATAACGCGCTACCTTACACTATTTTCCACACTACCCAAGAAAGTAGGCCCTGTCCGTAGTGCCAGGGAGCATAGTATTATGCTGGCTATGGAAAACAATACACACTATATCTATACCAGCGCCGGTACTGACGTGCTTAGGTTAATCGATGCTTGGAATGTGGATGGAACGAATGCCCTTTATTCACGTAGTTCAAGCTTTTTCCGTGACTCATCACGCAGGGCACCACATAATTTCTATGTAGACTTGTCTACCTTTGGAGCGGTTGAACAATCGAGTGATGTAGTAATTCGGCCAGCATACCTAAGTAGACAAGGAACTGATGTTAACACGGTATCTTTACAATATAGTAATAATTTGCGCATTAAATATGAGTATGACACAAGACAGCGTGCATACCGTCGTTTTGTTAACGACCAGGGGCACAATGATGCCGAGGGCAAGAGAATCATGGCTCGAAATATCATTATTCAGTATGTGCCACACAAAACAGACTTAGTAGGGCGGCCTACCCCAGATATAGTTGGTTCAGGTACGATTGACTATTATGCGCTGGGACAGCATTTCAAGGGAACATGGCGTAAGGATGACAAAGAGTCTTTGACTCGCTTCTTCTACGAAGACGGTACCGAAATAGAGCGTATTTACGGCCAAACATGGGTCCAAATTGTCAGACCAAATTAACAATAGTGAAAAGTGGAAAAAGTATTGACAAATAGCAAAAGCATTATTATCATTACTAATAATGATAATAATGCTTTTGCTTTAAAATGACTAATAATCAGGGAAGTGAAGCAATGAAATCAAAAATCAAAGCATTGATCCATCCAATCCGGATGAGAATTATGCAGACCTTATTGGATGGTAAAAAGATGACGGCCGGTGAGATTGCAGAGAAGCTAGAGGACATTCCCCAGGCAAGCCTCTATCGCCACATCAACGCCCTCTTAAAGGAAGAGATTCTTACCGTGGTCAGCGAAAACAAGATTCGAGGTACTGTAGAGAAAGTCTTTTCTAAGTCTGCAACATTGGAAAGTTCAATGGCAAAGGAACTTGATGAAGCCTCCAGGGAGGACCACTTCAACTATTTTTTCAGTTTTCTAATGGGCTTGCTTGGAGAATATGAGGAATATCTGCAGGAAGAGAATATCGATTTTGAAAAGGACGGAGTAAGTTTCAGACAGTGCACTGTGTACCTCAGTGATGAGGAATTTATGGAATTAATGATGGGCATAGGAGAAAAACTGTTTGCAGCAATGAAAAAAGAGCCAGGGGAGAATCGGAGGCTTAGAACCATTGCGAATATCGTGATTCCCTCAAAAAAGTACAATGAGAAAGGATAGAACATGGGAAAAAACTTAGCTAAGTATAAAACGGTTTTGCAAGACGCCCCAATAACTATTGCAATCATCGCAATTAACATAGCAATTTATATTGCCCTAAATACAATTCCCAATCTAGCAAATCAGTTATTACTTGATACTGAACTAAAGATGATACAACAGAAGCCTTGGACTTTGGTAACAGTATTTTTTTCGCAGCAACTCCATATTCACCTGCTGCTTAACATGGGTTTACTTTTTGTTTTTGGGAGGGAGCTAGAGAAGAATATTGGATCAGTCGCTCTTTTGTCTACATATATGGTATGTGGAATATTAGGTAGTCTAACGTTTCCGTTCTTTGCTCCTATAATCGACTGGACTGGCGGGTCAGTGGTTGGGGCTTCTGCAGCAGTTTGGGGGGTAGTTGCTGCGGTTGCAGTGCTTTTACCAAACATAAAGTTTGGGGGATACGCAGCAAAATATTGGACTCTAGCATTATTTGTTGGTAATGCAATTATATTCATTATGAATCCAGATATCTCAATAGGAGCCGCTGCTCATGTTGCAGGGATAATAGCTGGGCTGGTGTGTGGGTATTGGTTAAAAAGGTACCAATATTAATACTTTCGTCTATGTTTTATGAAACTAAAAAGGGTAAGGAAACAAGTATTCACTGGATTGAATATAGCAAAAAGATCACGTTAAAAAACGTGATCTTTTTGCTATTTGTAATGATTACTATTTTTGTTTTTTCACAAAATACTAATTGTTAGTTCTTCTCTGCTTTATAAACATCATTGTACCACTGGCCGTGGTTCTCTATCATATATTTCTCAGAAACTTTACCATGTAGCATTGCATTAATTGATTCATTAGATACTGGGTTAAGTAATGCCAAGTAAATATGTCCAATCGCTCCACATGTAGCGATTACAAAGAATGTCGCGTGGAGTAATGGTGCGATTGTTCCAGGACCGCTTAACCACATGATTAAACCAGTTGTAATCAATACAAGTCCACTTACTACTTGGATTAATGAGTTGATTTTTTCCCCGCCGTTGTAAAAACCTTGTGGTGGTATTTCTTTTTTAATACCTAATAATTTGTGCGGGAATGTTTTCAGAAATCCGATGTCTGCGCTGGTGATTTTTATTGACTCACCTAACCAAGCAAATACGTCTTTAGGTCTCATTAGCAAAGGTAATACGATAGCTGCGATTAAAAACACACCTGCTACCCTGTGTACTACCATCGCGCCCTCGATACCGCCAAACATCGGTGCCATCCAGTCAAGTTTTGTACCAAAAAGCATGTAACCTGTGATTGCTAAGGTTATAAAGCTGATTGCGTACATCCAGTGCGCTACGCGTACCGCTGGACTAAAGCGCTCTATCATTTTTTTGCTCATCGTGATATCCTCCTTCCGCCAGCTTAGAACTCTCTACATTCACGAAAGCCTTGCGGCGTGTGAATAAGAATGCTAATCCTGTTCCTATGAGAGTTGCAGCAATTGCTAAATTACCAAACGGTTGAACAATATCTTTCCACATACCGAGTGTCGGAGCTAATGTTGGGTTAACTGGTAATTCATAGTTCTGTGGCCCATCAGGTAATACGTATATGTTACCTAAGCCTCCTAGTTCGTTTTTACCGTAAATCTGCGCATTAGGGAAGCGTTTCTGCGCAGCTTCTAATCGCTTATCTGCTAAAGCCGACATCTCATCCCACGAACCATACATAATTGCTCCAGGCATACATGTCTTTTCACAGGCAGGGCGCAAATCATTTGCTATTCTGTCAATACAGAAGGTGCACTTCTTCATTTTCTCATTTACTTCATCAATTTTCGGAATATCGAACGGGCAGAATGGAACACAATACCCACAGCCGATACAGTTTTCCTCGATACGATATACCGCACCTAGCTCCGATTTAGCTAACGCATTATTAGGACAGGCCTTAAGACAGCCTGGATCGCCACAGTGATTACAGCTATGTTTACGAAAAACCCACTGCACATCTCCGTTGCTTTTTTCTTCCTCAAAAAACTTTATCATCGTCCAACGTAGAGGTGAATTATCCATATGAGATTGATAGGAACCAGTGAATTCACCAATTTCGCCTGGTAGCTGATTCCAGTCTTTACAAGTTACTTGACAACCACGACACGCCGTACAGCGTGTCACATCGATTAGCCTCGCCATTCTTACCATTACGCATTCACCTTCCTAACGTCAACCAGGAACGCTTTGTACTCTGGTATTTGAGTATTAGAGTCGCCCACCTGAGCAGTTAAATTATTCACCATTTCACCTTGTACTAAGCCTTTGTATCCAAAGTGCCAGGTCATCCCAACTTGGTGAACTTCCTTGCCATTAATATTAAACTTATTAGAACGAGCTGTTACCATTGCTACTGCTTTAATAGCACCTCGTTTAGATAAGATTTCTACAGTTTCACCGTTTTTAATACCTTTAGATGCAGCTAAGTCTTTGCCTATTTCAATAAATGACTCTGGCATTAATTCTGCTAACCATGGCATATTACGAGTGGTTGCTCCTGTATGCCAATGTTCACAGACGCGCCATGTTGAGCAAATAATTGGGTACTCACTATAATCGCCACGGGTATCTGGCGCCGTTTTGCCAATGAAGTGGGCTGGGTTATTCTGGCGACCATTAAATGTATTATCCGTCGGACTTTCCCACGGCTCATAATGTTCAGGTAATGGTCCGTCTGCTAATCCACCAATCGCAAATAAACGACCTACTAACTCAGTAAACATGATGAATGGTCCATTGAGCTCACCGCTATCAGTACGTAACGGAGCACCACCATCAACTACATCATAACCAGACCATCCGCCAGCTTGTGACCATTCCATGTATTTTCGTTCTACCAATTTGCCTTCTTTAGGATCATACACTCGCAGTCCAGCCCATGGCTTGCCGTTAGCATCAACAGACGCACGATTATAGATAATACGACGGTTAACTGGCCATGCAAAACCCCAGCCTAGGTAGGCACCCCAGTCTCCTGGATCATCCACCATGCGGCTCTTAGTCCGGTTACCATGGGTTTCAGTATACATGCCTGAGTAAATCCAGCAGCCGCAGTCGGTCGAACCATCTTCCTGTAAGCCGATAAAATTATTCATTAACTTGCCAGTAGTTAAATCACGACCGTTAATTTCACGCATAACTGCATCAATAAAGTTCGCATGACTTGCCTCAGGATCTGGATAGTCCCAAGTCATAGCTAAAAAGCCTGCATCCTCTGGTTTATTACTACCTGCATATAACGATTTCAAAGTCCTTGTTAGGCGATCTAACACCCATGATTCACTTCGTACATTACCTGGCGCGTCAACAGCTTTCCAACGATATTGGATAAGACGGCCACTGTGTGTAACTGTACCTTCCTTTTCGAAAAACGTTTCCATTGGCAACAAAAATACCTCTGTGTTAATACTTGCTGGGTTAGCACCTGGTCGCTTCCAATATGCTGCCGTCTCTGTTTCAAATGGATCGAGACATACTAACCACTCAAGCTTATCTAAACCATCTAACATTTCATACGTATTAGGTCCTGCTACGACAGGGTTTTGTCCCCATGTAATCATACCTTTGACAATCTCAGCATTCATATTCTCGAATAATGCTTGGTGATGGTAAGCGCGCCCTGTAGCTCTTCGCTTAGGAATCCAGCCATAACCAAAATCATTATCCTCTGTAGCAGCATCGCCAAACCAAGCCTTGAGCATACTTGCAATGTATTTTGGACGGTTTGACCACCACGCTGGTGCCGCTGGAGTAGTCGCATTGTACTCAGCTAACGTAGGCAACGCCTCAGTTGGAGCTGGAAGGTAGCCTGGCAACAGATGGAATAAGCAAGCCATATCTGTCGATCCTTGTACATTAGAGTGTCCACGTAATGCATTAACCCCTGCCCCTGGAATACCGATATTACCAAGTAATAATTGAATAATAGCCATTGCACGGATATTCTGTGAGCCTGATGTAAATTGCGTCTGACCCATTGCGTACAAGATAGAGCCAGCCTTACCACTCTCTCCAGTTGTACAATAGATATCGTACACCTGTTGTAATTTATCGATTGGCGCACCACAGGATGCCGCAACTTTCTCTAATGTATACCTAGCATAATGCTGTTTCAATATTTGATACACACAACGCGAATCACTTAACGTCATATCCTTAAGCGGTTTGCCATCTTCATCAAGCTTGTAGCTCCAGTTAGACGTGTTATACGAGCGCCCTGAATCATTATAGCTATCAAACAAACCAGTAGCATCATCAAAACTATATCCATCGCTGACAATCAATGCAGCGTTAGTGTAATGTAATACATAATCCCTGTGTTCTAAGCTATTCTCTAAAATATAATTAATCATTCCACCGTAGAAGGCTATATTACTACCACTGCGAATAGGACAGTATAGATCAGATACTGCCGATGTACGCGTAAAACGAGGGTCAACGTGAATGATTTTGCAATCCCTTTGCTCGCGCGCATCCATCAACCATTTAAAAGATAACGGATGATTCTCTGCTGCATTACTACCACATATTAACGCAACATCAGTATTACGAAAATCTGTCCAGTGATTCGTCATAGCTCCTCTACCAAATGAGGCCCCCAGACCGGCGACCGTAGAGCTATGTCAAATACGAGCCTGATGTTCAATATGCGTTACGCCCAAACAACGCATTAACTTAGAAACTAAATATAAATCTTCGTTACCAATAATCGAGCTACCTAGACTAGCGATAGCATCAGTGCGTGATACAATATCGCCCTTATCATTAGTCAACTCAAAGCTCTCGTCACGGGTTTTTTTGATTAAGTTAGCGATGCGGTTAATTGCCCACTCCCATGTACGAATCTCCCACTTAGCCGAGCCTGGTGCACGATATAACAATTGTGTAACACGCTGCTCATTATCATGGGATTGACGAACTGCTGCACCC
Encoded here:
- a CDS encoding virulence RhuM family protein, with protein sequence MVKKNEITIRSSAAEYLTFVASTGENQDNFEIRYEDENIWLTQKIMAVLYGVSISAINQHLKKIFDDGELVEDSVIKKYLITADDGKQYKTKHYNLQAIIAVGFKVNNDCAVRFRKWSGQIVKDYTIQGWTMDKERLKKGHMFTDEYFERQLQNIREIRLSERKFYQKITDLYATAFDYDKDANTTRRFFQTVQNKMHWAVHRHTAAELIVERADAEKENMGLTTWESAPDGKIVKADVSIAKNYLNDKEMTYMERIVSLYLDYAELQAERQIPMSMEDWAKRLDGFMEFNGNEILTDIGKVSAEQAKLHAETQFEKYRIVQDRLFMSDYDKFLLKFEEQTKKK
- a CDS encoding DNA methyltransferase; translation: MSYLYILNYPIYEKELCELEIYRLFKQKTYNKYVFSDVDLEDGKSVFIKYKLKILDSQQRFDELLRSISNRGYIYYNFKMLYLKHAENDVEYQNSFKKIREVCMHIKGSANIKKPELILGITKIKDVWYFGETWTHNQSWQKHINKPHSYSMSLSARFAKVIINIASENDKHKRLVDPCCGVGTTLLEAAKMGVLIDGYEINKEVARKANKNLQFYGYDLKVQQQDMLDIDKQYDTAILDIPYGVYSSVDSKEQYMLIRKCHLIADELILIAFEDMSEMLIAANFVIESAICVTKAKFKRYVYLAKKPTKVTKHLTNI
- a CDS encoding type II toxin-antitoxin system RelB/DinJ family antitoxin; this encodes MAKTTSIFARVEPEIKEQAEMVLNKLGIPMSSAVNIFLRQVVIQNGLPFDVKITHNKTLAFEDLTTEEFHYEIEKGFSDLRSGRVVSAEKVAERITKEYGHEF
- a CDS encoding type II toxin-antitoxin system RelE/ParE family toxin, with product MSFKVVYTEESEQDLVNVYSYIAMDLLVPETAKNQTNRIMKAIKDLDSLPFRYKLYQDEPYHSKGLRVIPVDKYLVFYIVIEEEKTVAIIRIMYAGRNIDLQLSNTKI
- the ftsE gene encoding cell division ATP-binding protein FtsE codes for the protein MIDFKQASKLYSNRTQPAVSNISLQVDRGEFVFFVGPSGAGKSTLIKLIFREQALTSGEIKIEGRDLSILKESELLSHRRKIGMVFQDYRLLKQKTVYENVAFALEVIGRSPEEIRSKVPAVLAEVGLAGKEKAFPTELSGGEQQRVGIARAIVKDPLIILADEPTGNLDRDNAWQIMELFEAINRRGTTVIIATHALDMVEHMKKRVVALENGLIIRDERQGSYSYEHKCI
- the ftsX gene encoding permease-like cell division protein FtsX — its product is MNINAFKYCLRQSFISLRRNIWLATVTAGIIAISLVILGGFLLLAVNADQVLRDIETNVEVAVFLEDGTSPSSIEALLSNHHLVHSFVFVSKAEGLEEFGHKMGDRVLLAGMDGENNPLPDMFRVKVISADEVATLAADARLFPGVEMVDYGEELVGQLLQATNWLKNLLIGISSMLALAAIFLIVTTIRLSVMARQDEVGIMKYLGASNGFIRFPFLLEGMVMGWTGTLVAIAVLGAAYSRFTASLQQDAMIVFIQPVTDIERLLPIFVGLLLLGTLMGGLGSLISVRKFLRV
- a CDS encoding DUF3048 domain-containing protein, with the protein product MKIREIKTITIVLIVLISAIAGLYSVSFGNEQVQERIDNTRTQITEIEQIIKAMNEDIKAREARLLEIEDELAKSEQQLIQSEINLAGAEERIGEKSLVYGDRLRSAYMTGGLSYLEMLLSADNIGDLIIRTAYIKRILNKDAEIVAAYSEEYENLSEQRAIYAEQHQGIENMRFEMQAQAQNLTAQRKEQDELLKRARDQLTFDLEGITPQAEREPIYGVVIDNASPARPQHGLSQASVVYEYEVEGRITRYLTLFSTLPKKVGPVRSAREHSIMLAMENNTHYIYTSAGTDVLRLIDAWNVDGTNALYSRSSSFFRDSSRRAPHNFYVDLSTFGAVEQSSDVVIRPAYLSRQGTDVNTVSLQYSNNLRIKYEYDTRQRAYRRFVNDQGHNDAEGKRIMARNIIIQYVPHKTDLVGRPTPDIVGSGTIDYYALGQHFKGTWRKDDKESLTRFFYEDGTEIERIYGQTWVQIVRPN
- a CDS encoding helix-turn-helix domain-containing protein is translated as MKSKIKALIHPIRMRIMQTLLDGKKMTAGEIAEKLEDIPQASLYRHINALLKEEILTVVSENKIRGTVEKVFSKSATLESSMAKELDEASREDHFNYFFSFLMGLLGEYEEYLQEENIDFEKDGVSFRQCTVYLSDEEFMELMMGIGEKLFAAMKKEPGENRRLRTIANIVIPSKKYNEKG
- a CDS encoding rhomboid family intramembrane serine protease — encoded protein: MGKNLAKYKTVLQDAPITIAIIAINIAIYIALNTIPNLANQLLLDTELKMIQQKPWTLVTVFFSQQLHIHLLLNMGLLFVFGRELEKNIGSVALLSTYMVCGILGSLTFPFFAPIIDWTGGSVVGASAAVWGVVAAVAVLLPNIKFGGYAAKYWTLALFVGNAIIFIMNPDISIGAAAHVAGIIAGLVCGYWLKRYQY
- a CDS encoding formate dehydrogenase subunit gamma, which gives rise to MSKKMIERFSPAVRVAHWMYAISFITLAITGYMLFGTKLDWMAPMFGGIEGAMVVHRVAGVFLIAAIVLPLLMRPKDVFAWLGESIKITSADIGFLKTFPHKLLGIKKEIPPQGFYNGGEKINSLIQVVSGLVLITTGLIMWLSGPGTIAPLLHATFFVIATCGAIGHIYLALLNPVSNESINAMLHGKVSEKYMIENHGQWYNDVYKAEKN
- a CDS encoding 4Fe-4S dicluster domain-containing protein, with translation MVRMARLIDVTRCTACRGCQVTCKDWNQLPGEIGEFTGSYQSHMDNSPLRWTMIKFFEEEKSNGDVQWVFRKHSCNHCGDPGCLKACPNNALAKSELGAVYRIEENCIGCGYCVPFCPFDIPKIDEVNEKMKKCTFCIDRIANDLRPACEKTCMPGAIMYGSWDEMSALADKRLEAAQKRFPNAQIYGKNELGGLGNIYVLPDGPQNYELPVNPTLAPTLGMWKDIVQPFGNLAIAATLIGTGLAFLFTRRKAFVNVESSKLAEGGYHDEQKNDRAL